In one Thermococcus sp. 2319x1 genomic region, the following are encoded:
- a CDS encoding transposase → MTGAITNDIIARRLFLPDQEECYKTIRQIRWPNGVANTTAVKTSQKNGHTPKRAQKYHCKNCGKHFNDLTGTIFDHHKFPINEMT, encoded by the coding sequence ATGACAGGGGCAATTACAAACGACATAATCGCCCGAAGATTATTCTTACCAGACCAAGAAGAGTGTTACAAGACAATCAGACAAATCCGCTGGCCAAACGGAGTAGCTAATACTACGGCAGTAAAAACATCACAGAAAAACGGACACACGCCGAAAAGAGCCCAGAAATACCACTGCAAAAACTGCGGAAAACACTTCAACGACCTAACAGGAACAATATTCGACCACCACAAATTCCCAATCAACGAAATGACTTAA